A region of the Paenibacillus sp. J23TS9 genome:
AGCGCTCAAAGTCCATCTCCGCAAAATTGATTCTTCCCACTTGAGCAAGCGACAGGCGCTCTGAAGGGGATTCCCATCGCTCCGGGTACGTTAGCGCATACTGAATCGGCACCCGCATATCCGGATTGCCCAGCTGCGCAATAATGCTTGTATCTTTGAATTCCACAAAAGAATGGATAATGCTTTCCGGGTGCAGCAGCACCTTAATCTGCTCATATGGAAGCTCGAACAGCCAATGAGCCTCTATAACCTCCAGACCCTTGTTAACCATAGTCGCCGAATCAATTGTAATCTTGGCTCCCATGGACCAGTTCGGGTGCTTCAAAGCATCCTCCACCGTAACCTGCTTCAATTCTTCACGCGTACGGTCACGAAAGGACCCGCCAGATGCCGTCAGCGTAAGACTGGTCATATCCTGACGATTCTCGCCGTTCAAGCATTGGAAAATGGCCGAATGCTCACTGTCGATTGGCAACAGCTTAACACCTTTTTGCTGGGCAAGGGCTGTGACGATATGTCCCGCTGTGACCAGTGTTTCCTTATTGGCAAGCCCAATCGTTTTACCGGCTTCAATGGCAGCGAGCGTCGATTGAAGTCCAAGACTTCCCACCACTGCAGTAACAACCATCTCGGCATCCGTACCGGCAGCAATTTCGATCAAGCCTTGTTCACCGTAAAACACTTCTGTACCTACAGGAATTTCCGTCTTGATTTGCTCAGCCAGTTCCCGATTCGCAACTGAAATTTTACGAGGTCTGAACTTCCGTACTTGCTCCAGGAGCAAAGAAGTATTCGTTCCTGCTGCAAGGCCTTCGATTTGAAAATGGTCAGAATGCTTCGCTACCACATCAAGCGTCTGTGTGCCTACCGAGCCCGTGGAACCGAGCACGCTAATCTTCTTCATAACGAACCTTCTTTCTTTTAATAAGGCATTAGCATCATGATATGTACAAATGGAAAGACGATAATCCAGCTGTCGCAGCGATCCAGAATGCCTCCATGCCCCGGAAGCAGTGTACCAGAGTCCTTGATGCCATATACGCGCTTATAAGCGGATTGAATCAAATCCCCCAGCTGTCCGGCAACAGCGCAGGCGAGGCCGATGGCCAAGGCCCGTCCGAAGGAAAGAATCCCTCCCGACAAGAGGGAGAAAACCACTGCAGTAATCATGGAGATAACTACACCCCCAAGAGCCCCTTCAATGGTCTTATTCGGGCTGATCGCCGGCCAAAGCTTGTTTTTGCCAATCCACTTCCCTACAAAATAAGCTCCGGCATCACTCGCCCAAATGGATACAAGCAGCAGGAATGTCCAGAACAGCCCGTTTCCGTCGGGCGCATTCCGGGAGCCCGCGATATAAGAGAAGCCGACACCGACATAAACAGCGCCTAAAAACAGCATAGCTGCGTGCTGTATTCCAATTTTATTCTTTGTTATGACCGTCGCCAGCATGAACAGGAACATCAGAAGCCAGATGGCATGATCCCATGAAAGCGGAAAACTGATATCTAGAAGGTTCCAGGGGAACACAAACATCAAAACGCCCAGATATCCCAGCAGTGCTGTACCGCCAAAGGGGGAAACCTTAGTCATTCGCACGAATTCATAATAACCGATCATCGCCATCGCCAAAACGATGAGATGGTACGGAAGCCCTCCAAGCAGGCAAAGTCCCAAAAAAACAACTCCAGCTATAATTCCGGTAATCAGTCGTTGTTTCAACGATCTCCATCCTCCATCAGGCTAAGTCAGGCCGCCGTATCTCCGCGTCCTGCGCTGGTATTCAGCGACCGCTTCATATAAATATTGTTCATTGAAATCAGGCCAGTAAATATCGGTGAACCACATTTCGCTATAAGCCATCTGCCACAGCATAAAGTTGCTGATCCGCATCTCTCCGCTGGTACGTATGATCAAATCCGGGTCCGGAATCCCGCTGGACAGCATATGTTGATCCAGTAATTCCGGTGTAATGTTGTCCGGGCTTAGCGTGCCAGACTGGATTTCCCGTCCCAATTCACGCATGCAGTCAGTGATCTCTTTACGACTACCGTAATTAAGTGCAAAATTCAGGACCAAACCGTCATTGCCCGCCGTTAGACGGACAGCTTCTTCCATGGCCTTAAGTGTATAGGAAGGCAAACCTTCCCTGTCACCCATCATCCGAACCTGAACGTTCTTCTCGATCAGTTCATCCAGCTCAATAGCCAGAAACTCCTGCGGCAGACGCATAAGAAAATCGACTTCGTCCTTCGGACGCTTCCAATTTTCTGTCGAAAAGGCATACAGCGTCAAATACTTGATTCCTAGCTTATCTGCAGCAATCGTGGTCCGTTTCACGGCCTTCATTCCATTTTGATGCCCGATAAAGCGCGGCAGTCCATGGCTTTTCGCCCAGCGTCCGTTACCGTCCATAATGATGGCGACATGCTCAGGAACATTGTCCATTGATCTCTCTGGCGGCTGTACTTTGTCTTTCCGTGTCCACCACGATCGAACTCGTTTGATCATTCTAGTTCCTCCATGCGGGTTTCTGCAAAAAAAGACACAAACCCCACCATAATAGGAGGGGCCGCAAGTCTCTTATACTTCCATGATCTCTTTTTCTTTAGCAACGAGCACTTTGTCGACTTCCGCGATGAATTTATCCGTCGTTTTCTGGATGTCGTCCTGGTGGCGACGGGATTCATCTTCAGATATATCGGTTTTTTCCATTTTTTTAATATCGTCATTTGCGTCGCGGCGGATATTACGGATGGCCACTTTCGCTTCTTCGCCGAACTTCTTGGTCATTTTGACCAGCTCATTACGGCGCTCCTCGGTCAGCGGAGGAATAACAAGACGAATTGTACTTCCGTCATTTGCAGGAGTCAGTCCAAGATCGGATTTCAAGATTGCTCTTTCGATATCCGCCAGGGAAGATTTATCCCATGGCTGAATCATCAGCGTGCGTGAATCCGGAGAATTAATGTTAGCCAATTGGTTCAGAGGAGTCATTGCTCCGTAGTATTCCAGTTGAATCCGGTCCAGCAGGGCCGGAGTTGCACGTCCGGCACGAAGCGTTGCCAGGTCTCTTTTCAAAGCGGAGATCGCCTTATCCATGCGCTCTTCCGCGTGTTTTTTCACCGTTTGAGGCATTAATCTACACTCCCTTTAACGATCGTTCCGATTTTTTCACCCTGAACGACCCGTTTGATGTTTCCTTGCTCGGTAATCGCAAATACGATAAGCGGAATGTTATTGTCCATACATAGGGAGGATGCTGTGGAGTCCATCACACCCAGATTTTTATTCAACACATCCAAATATGTCAACTGCTCGTATTTTTCTGCCGTGCTGTCTTTGAAAGGATCAGCGGAATATACGCCGTCCACTTTGTTTTTGGCCATCAAAATCACTTCGGCTTCAATTTCAGCTGCACGGAGTGCAGCCGTCGTATCTGTCGAGAAGAACGGGTTGCCAGTTCCTGCTGCAAAGATTACAACGCGACCCTTTTCCAGGTGGCGAATAGCTCTACGGCGAATATAAGGCTCGGCGATCTGCTGCATGGCAATTGAAGTCTGTACACGTGTAGGAACCTCAATTTGTTCCAGTGCATCCTGCAATGCGAGCGAGTTCATGACCGTTGCAAGCATTCCCATGTAGTCGGCCGTTGCACGGTCGATACCGCTCGAGCTGCCCGCGATGCCGCGCCAAATATTGCCGCCGCCGCATACAATTGCGACTTGAACACCCAGTTCCACAACTTCCTTCACTTGTTCAGCAATGGAGGCGATTGTCACCGCATCAATGCCGTATCCGTTTTGGCCTGCGAGAGATTCCCCGCTGACCTTTAAGACAACTCGTTTAAAAATAGGCTCTTTCAAAATGTTTACCCTCCACTTTAAGACAGCACCTGACTGGTGCCAGTTTAAAAAACCGTCTTTGCTTCCTGCTCTGCCATAAGCAGAGCATACCAGAATTGATGTCATTCTCATACTCTAAAGAAAAACTTCCGAGGCATGAACTTATTCACGCAGCGGATGTTTTTCTTACGAGATCAGCAGGCATTTCACGGAAAGCGATACTCTCTGATCTCTGAAAAAAGAGGGAACACTGGCGTGTTCCGCTCTTTATCGTACATGTGTATTCAAGCGCTCATCACGCCGGTTGGATGCTTAGTTCTTAACTTGAGCCATAACTTCTTCAACGAAGTTATCCACTTTTTTCTCCATGCCTTCGCCCAGCTCGTAACGAACAAAACGACGGATTGAGATGTTTTCGCCAATGGTGCTGATTTTTTCTTTCAGCAGGGTAGCGATGGTTTTGTCCGGGTCTTTAATGAAAGACTGCTCAAGCAAGCAGAACTCTTCATAGTATTTACCGATACGGCCTTCAACCATTTTTTCAACGATTTTCTCAGGCTTGCCTTCGTTCAGGGCTTGAGCCTTCAAAATTTCTTTTTCCTTCTCGAGTTCTTCTTGCGGCACTTCTTCACGTGCTACATAACGAGGATTGGAAGCTGCGATATGCATTGCAATGTCACGAGCGAATTCTTTGAACTGGTCTGTTTTACCTACGAAGTCAGTTTCGCAGTTGATTTCAACCAGAACTCCGATACGTCCGCCGCCGTGAATGTAAGATTCAACAACGCCTTCAGTTGCTACGCGTCCAGCTTTATTAGCTGCTGCTGCAAGACCTTTTTCACGAAGAACTTCAATCGCTTTACTGATATCACCGTTTGCTTCTTCGAGCGCTTTTTTGCAATCCAGCATACCTGCGCCTGTTTTTTCACGAAGCTCTTTTACCGAACTAGCATTAACTGCCATGGAATATTCCCTCCAAAAAGTTGTTCATTAATTTTTAGTTTGTCAGACCGCGTTCAGCGGTAGTTTTGTTACGATATAAGGAAGCCAAATTCTCGGAGTTCATCTTTCTTATATCTTAAAAAAAGGGCAGTGAGAGGTTATACACCTACCAACCACCCTTTTCATTTAATTCATGTCTATACTGCTTTGCTGCTGAACTTAGGCAGTTGTTTCTTCGCCTTGGTGTGCTTCCACCACTGCGTCAGCCATTTTGCCTGTCAACAGTTTAACGGCACGGATCGCATCGTCATTACCAGGAATAACGTAGTCGATTTCGTCCGGATCACAGTTTGTATCAACGATACCTACAATTGGGATACCCAATTTGCGGGCTTCGGCAACTGCGATACGCTCTTTGCGAGGATCAATGATGAAGAGGGCGCTAGGAAGGCCTTTCATGTTTTTGATACCGCCAAGGAATTTTTCAAGACGATCTTTCTCTTTGCGGAGAAGGATAACTTCTTTTTTAGGCAGGACAGCAAAAGTGCCGTCTTCTTCCCACTTCTCAAGCTCTTTCAAACGATTGATACGTTTTTGGATGGTTTCGAAGTTAGTCAAAGTTCCGCCGAGCCAACGTTGGTTGATGTAGTACATACCGCAACGTTCTGCTTCTTCTTTCACGGAGTCTTGAGCTTGTTTTTTAGTGCCTACGAAAAGGATTGTTCCGTTTTCTTCAGACACGCTCTTAACGAAGTTAAAAGCTTCTTCGACCTTTTTAACTGTTTTTTGCAGGTCGATAATGTAGATACCGTTTCTTTCAGTGAAGATATATTTATCCATTTTCGGGTTCCAACGACGAGTTTGGTGACCGAAGTGAACACCAGCTTCGAGAAGCTGTTTCATGGAGATTACTGCCATCTTCACACACCTCCTAAATTTGGTTTTTTGTGTCCTCCGCTGTTTTCATTTTCCGTCAAGACTCTCCATCAGGAAAGCACCCTTTACGAAATCCGACAGCGTGTGTTTTAACACCGTCATTTAATATACCATAAGTGAATGACTGATGCAACGCCTATTCAAGGGTTTTTCATCCTTAAGAAAAAACATCTATCAATATCCTTCTCACTATAGCCTGAATGAGTTCGTTGAGATTACAAAGCGGGATGCACCACAGCAAAAAAACCGTCCGGCTGTGTATGTCCCATCAGCTAGGCGGTTTTGTCGTGATTTTAGTAATGATACTGTTAAAATCTTCTCCTGGACTAAACTCATATGTGCCGTACTGAATTTTAGTGCTCATTTTCTGGCTTCTCCCTTTCTCCACAAAAGAGGCCATGTCGGAAATAACTCCCGACTGCTTCAGCTTGGCGGCAACATCAGTCAAATTGCTTCCACTCGCGATTTTCACTTTTACAGATGGAGTCTCGGGTGTTGTTGGACTTTTTCCAGTTGCAGGAGCCTCCGTCTTTGGTGTCTGACCTCCATCTTTGGAATCAGGAGTCGTTGGCTGCTCGGGTGTCTTTGGCGTCTCCGTCTTGTTTCCGGCCTCAGGAGTCTTAACTCCGCTGCCTTGAGGTTTGGAGCTCTTATCGATCATCTGTTGTTTCCATTCATCTTCAGTCATCCGCTTATCTTCAGCTTCAACTACTTTCAGATTCATGGCTTCTGCCTGTTCCTGCAGCTGTTCCTTGGTCAGTTTGTCCACTACCGTTGTTTCCGAAAGTAC
Encoded here:
- a CDS encoding 1-deoxy-D-xylulose-5-phosphate reductoisomerase, whose product is MKKISVLGSTGSVGTQTLDVVAKHSDHFQIEGLAAGTNTSLLLEQVRKFRPRKISVANRELAEQIKTEIPVGTEVFYGEQGLIEIAAGTDAEMVVTAVVGSLGLQSTLAAIEAGKTIGLANKETLVTAGHIVTALAQQKGVKLLPIDSEHSAIFQCLNGENRQDMTSLTLTASGGSFRDRTREELKQVTVEDALKHPNWSMGAKITIDSATMVNKGLEVIEAHWLFELPYEQIKVLLHPESIIHSFVEFKDTSIIAQLGNPDMRVPIQYALTYPERWESPSERLSLAQVGRINFAEMDFERFPCLRMAYECGKMGGTATTAFNAANEVAVARFLRREISFLQIEDIIERVLDQHHNISEPELAEIEDCDKRTRDTAARLS
- a CDS encoding phosphatidate cytidylyltransferase: MKQRLITGIIAGVVFLGLCLLGGLPYHLIVLAMAMIGYYEFVRMTKVSPFGGTALLGYLGVLMFVFPWNLLDISFPLSWDHAIWLLMFLFMLATVITKNKIGIQHAAMLFLGAVYVGVGFSYIAGSRNAPDGNGLFWTFLLLVSIWASDAGAYFVGKWIGKNKLWPAISPNKTIEGALGGVVISMITAVVFSLLSGGILSFGRALAIGLACAVAGQLGDLIQSAYKRVYGIKDSGTLLPGHGGILDRCDSWIIVFPFVHIMMLMPY
- a CDS encoding isoprenyl transferase, which codes for MIKRVRSWWTRKDKVQPPERSMDNVPEHVAIIMDGNGRWAKSHGLPRFIGHQNGMKAVKRTTIAADKLGIKYLTLYAFSTENWKRPKDEVDFLMRLPQEFLAIELDELIEKNVQVRMMGDREGLPSYTLKAMEEAVRLTAGNDGLVLNFALNYGSRKEITDCMRELGREIQSGTLSPDNITPELLDQHMLSSGIPDPDLIIRTSGEMRISNFMLWQMAYSEMWFTDIYWPDFNEQYLYEAVAEYQRRTRRYGGLT
- the frr gene encoding ribosome recycling factor; translation: MPQTVKKHAEERMDKAISALKRDLATLRAGRATPALLDRIQLEYYGAMTPLNQLANINSPDSRTLMIQPWDKSSLADIERAILKSDLGLTPANDGSTIRLVIPPLTEERRNELVKMTKKFGEEAKVAIRNIRRDANDDIKKMEKTDISEDESRRHQDDIQKTTDKFIAEVDKVLVAKEKEIMEV
- the pyrH gene encoding UMP kinase, which translates into the protein MKEPIFKRVVLKVSGESLAGQNGYGIDAVTIASIAEQVKEVVELGVQVAIVCGGGNIWRGIAGSSSGIDRATADYMGMLATVMNSLALQDALEQIEVPTRVQTSIAMQQIAEPYIRRRAIRHLEKGRVVIFAAGTGNPFFSTDTTAALRAAEIEAEVILMAKNKVDGVYSADPFKDSTAEKYEQLTYLDVLNKNLGVMDSTASSLCMDNNIPLIVFAITEQGNIKRVVQGEKIGTIVKGSVD
- the tsf gene encoding translation elongation factor Ts — protein: MAVNASSVKELREKTGAGMLDCKKALEEANGDISKAIEVLREKGLAAAANKAGRVATEGVVESYIHGGGRIGVLVEINCETDFVGKTDQFKEFARDIAMHIAASNPRYVAREEVPQEELEKEKEILKAQALNEGKPEKIVEKMVEGRIGKYYEEFCLLEQSFIKDPDKTIATLLKEKISTIGENISIRRFVRYELGEGMEKKVDNFVEEVMAQVKN
- the rpsB gene encoding 30S ribosomal protein S2, which produces MAVISMKQLLEAGVHFGHQTRRWNPKMDKYIFTERNGIYIIDLQKTVKKVEEAFNFVKSVSEENGTILFVGTKKQAQDSVKEEAERCGMYYINQRWLGGTLTNFETIQKRINRLKELEKWEEDGTFAVLPKKEVILLRKEKDRLEKFLGGIKNMKGLPSALFIIDPRKERIAVAEARKLGIPIVGIVDTNCDPDEIDYVIPGNDDAIRAVKLLTGKMADAVVEAHQGEETTA
- a CDS encoding endolytic transglycosylase MltG; the protein is MIKNRSFMIGLGSGLLAGALLLQLMNVGAGQQVLSETTVVDKLTKEQLQEQAEAMNLKVVEAEDKRMTEDEWKQQMIDKSSKPQGSGVKTPEAGNKTETPKTPEQPTTPDSKDGGQTPKTEAPATGKSPTTPETPSVKVKIASGSNLTDVAAKLKQSGVISDMASFVEKGRSQKMSTKIQYGTYEFSPGEDFNSIITKITTKPPS